One Cheilinus undulatus linkage group 22, ASM1832078v1, whole genome shotgun sequence DNA window includes the following coding sequences:
- the LOC121504430 gene encoding zinc finger protein 135-like, with protein MTPPLKKRRGTPRSHDCQQCGKEFSSSSHLKRHMRVHTGEKPYSCDQCGMAFSRVSNLRIHQRRHTGEKPFTCDQCGKAFSVLEKLRLHRHIHTGEKLYSCDMCGKKFARKDKLKIHQRIHTGEKPYSCEICGKAFTQSSALKNHIRIHTGEKPYKCEDCGKSFSWLDTFKTHRNIHTRELLYPCQDCGKVYTSQSALKHHERIHTGEKPYKCRYCEKKFTAIGSRINHERTHTGEKPYSCEQCGMAFTRVSNLRIHQRRHTGEKPFSCDQCGKTFRHKSNLTVHQQIHTGEKPHKCRHCEKAFRSQWECIRHERVHTGLKPYVCGECGKSFDWSSSLGRHELTHVGVREYQCERCDKRFASAHSLEEHLRIHTGHRPYWCVGCEKSFTRSGLKTHKCVKKES; from the exons ATGACTCCCCCTCTCAAG AAACGGAGGGGCACGCCTCGTAGTCATGACTGTCAGCAGTGTGGTAAAGAGTTCTCTTCTTCATCACATTTAAAGAGGCATATGCGAgttcacactggagagaaaccataCAGCTGTGATCAGTGTGGTATGGCCTTCTCTCGAGTAAGTAATCTAAGGATCCATCAGCGTCGCCACACTGGAGAAAAGCCGTTCACTTGTGATCAGTGTGGGAAAGCTTTCTCAGTGTTAGAGAAACTCAGGTTACACCGCCACATTCATACTGGAGAGAAACTGTACAGCTGTGACATGTGTGGGAAAAAATTTGCTCGAAAGGACAAGTTAAAGATCCATCAGCgtattcacacaggagagaaaccatacaGCTGTGAGATCTGTGGGAAAGCATTCACACAGTCATCTGCATTGAAGAATCATATACGCattcacactggagagaaaccataCAAATGTGAGGACTGTGGTAAAAGTTTCAGTTGGTTGGATACCTTCAAGACTCACAGAAACATCCACACCAGAGAATTACTCTACCCTTGTCAGGATTGTGGGAAAGTCTATACTAGTCAAAGTGCTTTAAAGCATCATGAGCGTattcacactggagagaaaccataCAAGTGCAGATACTGTGAAAAGAAATTCACAGCAATAGGATCACGTATAAACCATGAGCGCAcccacactggagagaaaccataCAGCTGTGAGCAATGTGGTATGGCCTTCACTCGAGTAAGTAATCTAAGGATCCATCAGCGTCGCCACACTGGAGAAAAGCCATTCAGTTGTGACCAATGTGGGAAAACCTTCAGGCATAAAAGCAACTTAACAGTCCACCAGCAGatccacactggagagaaaccacaCAAATGTAGACACTGTGAGAAAGCCTTCAGAAGTCAATGGGAATGCATCAGACATGAACGCGTCCACACCGGTCTGAAACCATACGTCTGTGGGGAGTGTGGGAAGAGTTTTGATTGGTCATCTTCACTTGGCAGACATGAACTCACCCATGTTGGAGTCAGAGAGTACCAGTGTGAGCGCTGTGACAAAAGGTTTGCTTCAGCTCACAGTCTTGAGGAGCATCTGCGTATCCACACCGGACACAGGCCGTACTGGTGTGTTGGTTGTGAGAAAAGCTTCACAAGATCTggactgaaaacacacaaatgtgtcaaaaaagagAGCTAG